A window of the Synechococcus sp. LTW-R genome harbors these coding sequences:
- the miaB gene encoding tRNA (N6-isopentenyl adenosine(37)-C2)-methylthiotransferase MiaB: protein MTATQLSAPQATTGRGSYWITTFGCQMNKADSERMAGILESMGYSEATAELEADLVLYNTCTIRDNAEQKVYSYLGRQAQRKRTNPNLTLVVAGCVAQQEGESLLRRVPELDLVMGPQHANRLDVLLNQVEQGQQVVATEEHHILEDITTARRDSSICGWVNVIYGCNERCTYCVVPSVRGKEQSRLPEAIKLEMEGLAAQGFKEITLLGQNIDAYGRDLPGITPEGRRQHTLTDLLQFVHDVEGIERIRFATSHPRYFTERLIDACADLPKVCEHFHVPFQSGDDDVLKAMARGYTVERYRRIIDRIRDRMPDASISADVIVAFPGETDAQYRRTLDLIDEIGFDQVNTAAYSPRPNTPAADWPNQLSEEVKVQRLQEINALVERKAKERSARYAGRTEQVLVEGVNPKQADQVMGRTRTNRLTFFPAARAGGGQWQAGDLVDVRIEEVRAFSLSGVALS from the coding sequence ATGACGGCGACACAACTGAGCGCTCCCCAAGCCACAACGGGACGGGGCAGCTACTGGATCACGACCTTCGGCTGCCAGATGAACAAGGCGGATTCCGAGCGCATGGCCGGGATCCTCGAATCCATGGGCTACAGCGAGGCCACGGCTGAACTCGAGGCCGATCTGGTCCTCTACAACACCTGCACGATCCGCGATAACGCTGAGCAGAAGGTCTACAGCTATCTAGGGCGCCAAGCCCAGCGCAAGCGCACCAACCCCAACCTCACCCTGGTGGTTGCCGGTTGCGTCGCCCAACAGGAAGGGGAATCACTGCTGCGCCGGGTGCCCGAACTGGACCTAGTGATGGGGCCCCAGCACGCCAATCGCCTCGATGTTCTGCTGAACCAGGTGGAGCAGGGCCAGCAGGTGGTGGCCACCGAAGAGCACCACATCCTTGAGGACATCACCACCGCCCGCCGGGACAGCAGCATCTGCGGCTGGGTCAACGTGATTTACGGCTGCAACGAGCGCTGCACCTACTGCGTCGTTCCCTCGGTGCGCGGCAAGGAGCAATCGCGCTTGCCCGAGGCGATCAAGCTGGAGATGGAGGGCCTGGCCGCCCAAGGCTTCAAGGAGATCACCCTGCTGGGGCAAAACATTGATGCCTACGGCCGTGACCTGCCCGGAATCACCCCGGAGGGGCGCCGGCAGCACACCCTCACCGATCTCCTCCAGTTCGTCCATGACGTGGAGGGGATTGAGCGCATCCGCTTCGCCACCAGCCACCCCCGCTACTTCACGGAACGGCTGATCGACGCCTGCGCCGACCTACCCAAGGTCTGCGAGCACTTCCACGTCCCCTTCCAGAGCGGCGACGACGATGTCCTCAAGGCGATGGCCCGGGGCTACACCGTGGAGCGTTACCGCCGCATCATCGACCGCATCCGCGATCGCATGCCCGACGCCTCGATCAGCGCCGATGTGATCGTTGCCTTCCCTGGAGAAACGGACGCGCAGTACCGGCGCACGCTGGATCTGATCGATGAGATCGGCTTCGACCAGGTCAACACCGCCGCGTATTCCCCACGGCCCAACACCCCCGCGGCCGACTGGCCCAACCAGTTGAGCGAAGAGGTCAAAGTGCAACGGCTCCAGGAGATCAACGCCCTGGTGGAGCGCAAGGCCAAGGAGCGCAGCGCCCGCTACGCCGGCCGCACCGAGCAAGTGCTGGTGGAGGGGGTGAACCCGAAACAGGCCGATCAGGTGATGGGGCGAACCCGCACGAACCGGCTGACCTTCTTCCCCGCGGCCCGCGCCGGTGGAGGCCAATGGCAAGCCGGCGATCTGGTGGAT
- a CDS encoding dipeptide epimerase translates to MRLRLSRFRLSKAVPLAISRGTTSAVEHLLLELEQDGITGRGETGGFDTGHRHYATDAIAAELEALAPRLESLGPQPRQALEPLLAGLSPPARCGLDLALHDWWGQRLGQPLHRLWGLDPAACVATSVTLGLGSLASVLARLERWRQLLPATRVKLKLGSPDGLAHDRQLVEGVRAALHPGDELQIDANGGWDLAGARQMIPWLADQGVVLVEQPLPPLADREADRAGFAALHRLAPIPLVADESCWDLNDLLRLAPHVDGINIKLVKSGGLSEGLLMARTAHRLGLKVMLGCYSDGGLLNSGAAQLLPLVHWPDLDSHLNLVDDPFSGPDRQGDRLAPADRPGLGVQEVG, encoded by the coding sequence ATGCGCCTCCGTCTGAGCCGTTTTCGCCTCAGCAAAGCGGTGCCCTTGGCCATTAGCCGCGGCACGACCTCTGCTGTCGAGCACCTGCTGCTGGAGCTGGAGCAGGACGGCATCACGGGCCGGGGGGAGACCGGTGGCTTCGATACGGGGCACCGGCACTACGCGACCGACGCCATTGCCGCCGAGCTCGAGGCCCTGGCGCCACGGCTGGAGTCTCTCGGGCCCCAACCCCGTCAGGCCCTGGAGCCCCTCCTGGCTGGGCTCAGCCCCCCGGCCCGATGCGGTTTGGATCTGGCGCTGCACGACTGGTGGGGACAGCGGCTCGGGCAACCCCTGCATCGGCTTTGGGGCTTGGATCCCGCGGCCTGTGTGGCCACCAGCGTCACCCTCGGACTGGGATCGCTGGCGTCGGTGCTGGCGCGGCTGGAGCGTTGGCGGCAGCTCTTGCCGGCCACACGGGTGAAGTTGAAGCTGGGCTCCCCCGATGGTTTGGCCCACGACCGGCAGCTCGTGGAGGGGGTGAGGGCGGCCCTGCATCCCGGCGATGAGCTGCAGATTGATGCCAATGGCGGTTGGGACCTCGCGGGTGCGCGCCAAATGATTCCGTGGTTGGCCGATCAGGGGGTGGTGCTGGTGGAGCAGCCCCTACCGCCCCTGGCGGATCGGGAGGCGGATCGGGCTGGCTTTGCGGCGTTGCATCGCTTGGCGCCCATTCCCCTGGTGGCTGATGAGAGTTGCTGGGACTTGAACGATTTGCTGCGGCTGGCTCCCCATGTCGATGGCATCAACATCAAGTTGGTGAAATCCGGCGGGCTGAGCGAGGGACTGCTCATGGCGCGTACCGCCCATCGCTTGGGCTTGAAGGTGATGCTCGGTTGCTATTCCGATGGCGGCTTGCTCAACAGCGGCGCCGCCCAACTGCTGCCTTTGGTGCACTGGCCGGACCTCGACAGCCACCTCAACCTGGT